One Natronoarchaeum mannanilyticum genomic window carries:
- a CDS encoding DUF7519 family protein, translating into MERVAGVRDLAGRREVVGVTGVDRSPTRTSGRIAVLAGAAAAVALATGSLPSLALGGPGVTVLAVGVRRGEHSFVSVGGFGLFLAALLAGVAGAPVPTTLVGAALAVLAWDAGTGAIELGEQVGRNAATRSAELAHVSGTVTVAAVAGGLAYGTYAATAGGRPVTALVLLTFAAVALASGLRLMPVSDGES; encoded by the coding sequence GTGGAACGAGTCGCTGGCGTCCGCGATCTCGCGGGCCGGCGAGAGGTGGTCGGCGTGACGGGCGTCGACCGATCGCCGACGCGGACGAGCGGGCGAATCGCCGTCCTCGCGGGCGCCGCGGCCGCCGTCGCGCTGGCGACCGGCTCGCTCCCGTCGCTGGCGCTGGGCGGTCCGGGCGTCACCGTGCTCGCGGTCGGCGTCCGGCGCGGCGAACACTCGTTCGTCTCGGTCGGCGGGTTCGGACTGTTCCTGGCGGCGCTGCTGGCCGGCGTCGCCGGCGCACCGGTTCCGACGACGCTCGTCGGCGCCGCGCTGGCCGTGCTCGCGTGGGACGCCGGCACCGGGGCGATCGAACTCGGCGAACAGGTGGGGCGAAACGCGGCGACCCGAAGCGCCGAACTCGCGCACGTTTCGGGCACCGTCACCGTCGCCGCGGTCGCCGGCGGGTTGGCGTACGGAACCTACGCGGCGACCGCGGGCGGGCGTCCGGTGACGGCGCTCGTGCTCCTGACGTTCGCCGCCGTGGCGCTGGCGTCCGGCCTCCGGCTGATGCCCGTCTCGGACGGCGAAAGCTGA